The genomic window GCCCTCGGCCGTCAACGTACTCTGGTCGCGCCGATGTCCGATCTGCTCGCACCAATATCCCAATCTGCGGCGGGCGCAGTCGACGCATAGCAATGGGCTACCGAACCCAAGCGCGCGAAATCGTAGTTTGGCGCATGAAATCGACCAAATGGCGAAGAGAGTGTCAGTCAATCCGCTTTGAAAGATCAAGCATTTTTGTTCTTCCTAGGCCAGAGCTACCGCCGAAAACCGGCGCCCGATCTTTTCATCGAAACTCTCGTGGCACATCGAAGCGACTGCCCGATCCATCAATTTTTCACCGGCGGCATGAGTGCCGCGACGAACTCTCGCTTCGGCGCCAACTGGTCCTCGATGTAATCCCCGCAACGCCGCGCGACTCGTATTCACGCACCGCGCGCTGGGAAAACCGGCGTCAGCGTACCCTTTACCGCGCACGTCGATCTGCCGCACGCAGCGCCAGCGGAATAGGATTTAGACCTGACCGCCCATAACGGCACTAGCGGCCAATCCGTCGCCGGGTCGATGCGGTGAAGCGAGGGCCGCAAATCTCGGGATGCCGGGCGGCCAACGCCCGCGAAATTAATTGCTTCTGCATTGCGACGTCGCTCCCTAGGGTCGGCCTGTGCTTGACGAATTCCAACGTCCGCACGAGCACGGTCAAGTGCGTGATCCCGGAAAGAGGCGACTACGATCATGAGCAATGCCATCACTGCCACCGGAGAGAAGCCGCTAACTCCGGCCATGCTGCGCGAGTTGTCGATGCGGTGCAATTGGCGAGGTCTGGTCCGTGCGGCCAGCCACTACGGCGTCATCATCGTTGTCGGCGCGCTGATCTGGCTGGTCTCGTCGCGATACGGAATCGTCTGGACGTTGCCGCTGGTCGTCGTCCAAGGTTACTTTGTCGCATTCCTGTTCATGGTGGTACACGAGACCGCCCACAAGACGGCGTTTCGCAGCCGCGCTCTTAATCTCGCCTTCGGTCATCTCTCCTCGTTCGCGGTCGGCTTGCCTTACGAATATTACTGCCTGTTCCACTGGGATCATCATCGGTATACGCAGGATCCAAAGAGGGACCCAGAACTGCTGTCGGTTCCGATCCCGACCTCGGACGCGCAACTGGTGATCGTCTACAGCGGTCTGCGGCAAGTTGCCTTCCGGGCGTGGCTGATGCTTCGCCATGCGTTGACCGGCAACGCCACGTCACCCTGGATTCCGGAAAGCAAGCGCTGCGTTGTCGTGAGGGAAGCACGCCTCTATCTGGCAGGCTACGTCGCGCTGCTGCTGGCATCGGTCGCGCTGCACACCTTGTTCCTGTTGTGGGTCTGGGTCGTCCCCGTGATCGTCGGTCAATTGTTTCTGCGTCCGTATCTCCTTGCCGAACACACCGGTTGCGATCGTACGCGCAGCGCCTTCCAGAATACCCGCACCACCTATACCGCCATGTTCGTGCGCTGGTTTGCATGGAACATGCCCTATCATGTCGAGCACCATGCCTATCCTTCGATTCCGTTCCATGCGCTGCCGAAACTGAACGGGATCGTCGCCGATCAGATCGTCTACAGGGGCCCGGGCTACATCGCAGTGAC from Bradyrhizobium zhanjiangense includes these protein-coding regions:
- a CDS encoding fatty acid desaturase, encoding MSNAITATGEKPLTPAMLRELSMRCNWRGLVRAASHYGVIIVVGALIWLVSSRYGIVWTLPLVVVQGYFVAFLFMVVHETAHKTAFRSRALNLAFGHLSSFAVGLPYEYYCLFHWDHHRYTQDPKRDPELLSVPIPTSDAQLVIVYSGLRQVAFRAWLMLRHALTGNATSPWIPESKRCVVVREARLYLAGYVALLLASVALHTLFLLWVWVVPVIVGQLFLRPYLLAEHTGCDRTRSAFQNTRTTYTAMFVRWFAWNMPYHVEHHAYPSIPFHALPKLNGIVADQIVYRGPGYIAVTRQTWAWFRRARNGIESSVGSD